Proteins encoded within one genomic window of Haematobia irritans isolate KBUSLIRL chromosome 5, ASM5000362v1, whole genome shotgun sequence:
- the LOC142238528 gene encoding BTB/POZ domain-containing adapter for CUL3-mediated RhoA degradation protein 3 encodes MSGDQKTLIKGHSSQYVKLNVGGRLYYTTIGTLTKHNDTMLSAMFSGRMEVLTDSEGWILIDRCGQFFGTILNYLRDGTVPLPESHREIAELLAEAKYYCITELAMSCERALIAHQEPKPICRIPLITSQKEEQMLISSSSKPAVILVVQRQNNKYSYTSNSDDNLLKNIELFDKLSLRFNERILFIKDVIGPSEICCWSFYGHGKKVAEVCCTSIVYATDRKHTKVEFPEARIYEETLQVLLYENRNAPDQELLQATSSVRNPSGGGSSSAGSSGMHQYTSDEEEERTGLARLRSNKRNNPT; translated from the exons ATGTCGGGAGATCAAAAGACATTAATTAAGGGTCATAGTTCCCAGTATGTGAAGCTGAATGTGGGTGGTCGTTTGTACTATACCACTATCGGAACACTAACGAAACACAATGACACGATGTTGAGTGCTATGTTCAGTGGTCGTATGGAAGTATTAACTGACTCAGAAG GATGGATTCTTATTGATCGATGTGGCCAATTTTTCGGAACAATTCTTAATTATCTACGAGATGGTACTGTACCTCTACCGGAATCTCATCGTGAAATAGCTGAACTGCTCGCAGAGGCCAAATACTATTGCATAACCGAGTTGGCCATGTCATGCGAGCGTGCCCTAATAGCCCACCAAGAACCGAAGCCAATATGTCGTATTCCATTGATAACATCACAAAAAGAAGAACAAATGCTAATAAGTTCCTCATCGAAGCCTGCCGTGATTTTGGtggtacaaagacaaaataataaatattcgtATACCAGCAATTCGGATgacaatttattgaaaaatattgaattatttgATAAACTATCATTGCGATTCAATGAACGTATTCTCTTCATAAAAGATGTGATAGGACCAAGTGAGATATGTTGCTGGTCCTTTTATGGACATGGCAAAAAAGTTGCCGAAGTTTGTTGCACTTCTATTGTTTATGCCACGGATCGAAAACACACTAAAGTTGAGTTTCCCGAAGCTCGGATCTATGAGGAAACTTTACAGGTATTGCTCTATGAAAATCGTAATGCCCCCGACCAGGAATTGCTGCAAGCTACATCATCAGTTCGTAATCCTTCGGGAGGCGGTTCATCATCGGCAGGATCAAGTGGAATGCATCAGTATACTAGCGATGAAGAAGAAGAACGAACCGGTTTGGCACGCTTACGTTCGAACAAACGTAATAATCCCACATGA